DNA sequence from the Vigna radiata var. radiata cultivar VC1973A unplaced genomic scaffold, Vradiata_ver6 scaffold_689, whole genome shotgun sequence genome:
CAATATcattactaattattatttaatagaaatataaagaGAATTAAATACTGGCCTGCCTTTTTAACATAAAGGAGAGGGATATTCAGAACATCATAATACTgtgttttaataattgttttaacgAACGTGTTAGTTGTCAGATTTTCTTCGGtttatttcatgttatttttgtgtAAAAGCACTTTTAAGAATACAAACATCTTAGACTCTGCAACAGGTTACGGTCCAATGAGATGTGACATCTTTAAATGGCAATGCCAAATTGGAATGCGATGTAggtgttattattattgatgcAGATGTTCTTCACCTTTAAATGGAAAAGCATCTCACACCATTCACCCTTCAtctttcaactttctcttttttttttttaagtctttttaacagtttttttgataattttttgacaacgcatagatgagagtttatgattggtccgttttaaatatttttttaaagataaattcaaacagaccaataaaatgatgacacgtgtcctgttataaaaaagttgttaaaaaagagttatcAAAGTAGGATTgtcctttcttttttccatttttcttccaACACCAATCGCTCAATCACTTTCACAGTACACTGTGATCAACCatgttcataattttttatcttgaatCTGGCATTGTTCACTTCGTTGTTCATCACCTCAACGTACTCCAACATTCATATTCATATGTTACACACCCTTCATCATGCACTATAAACGTTTGTTTGTATACATAGCTAGGTCTCACTCACATCATTGATTCACGTAGAAACATTTAGTTTAATGTAACATGCGGTTGTCATTAGCATATGTGATAAGCATGATGATTTTTTGGCTAAATAAGACAGCAAGTTTGGAAAATGGTAACCATCATCATAACACAAACATTATATGAATacgttaatattaatatttgaaaatctgaTCCCTTAAATGAGTGATAGAAGAACCTCTGAAATTGGTGAGAAAGTAATGAACGGAGCCTAAGAGCTTGGCACCTTCCATAGGAAAATTGAGTGTAGCTTTTCCCTTTTCGTTTTAAATATACCAAAGATATAAAACTGTAGAAATACAACAAAAAAGTTTCAACACAAACAATCTTACTTTCTAATAATCACTTAAACATTTCCAACTGGACTTTAGAATCACTACGTACTTCTTTTTTGCTTCTTTTAAAGTTGGACGGAGCTAGTTAAAATCAAATGTCTGAGTGTAGTAATTATTTTGCCGAGAGGGAGTACACTCTATTAGGTTTATGTGTAAAGCACAAAATTATTAAGCCAAAACTTTTAATAAGCTGAGCTGTCTTGTTTCTGTTAAGTGGTCTCTGATTCAGACTTCTAAGCCTTATATAAACAAAGGGTTGGTCTATGTTTTATTaccttccttttcttcttctgccTCATCTTTTACGTCCAACCCTACTCTGCTTCTCCGCCCACAGGAGGAGAAAGCCTTGGATTTCTGGCCTAAGTTGATCATCTATGGTGGCACTGCCTACCCTAGGGACTGAGACCATGCCGGTAGCTTCAATCAGCATCAACATCTCTTCGCAGTCGCTCACTCTAACGCTACTTCTGGATCTCAAGCTTGCTAAAGCCTTGAGTCCCACGCCGTCGGGGTGGTCGGGGATGAGCTTCTGTAAGTGGAAGGGTGTCAAGTGCACCACCATTCCTGTATCAAATGAAAGGCTTGATATGGGGCATGTAGTGCATGACTGGTATTTAGTACGAGtattgcaaaaaagaaaaaattctgaCTTTTTTTCCCTCAATCGCTTtctgttgttattttttaatctgCTTGGGAATGTATTTTCCCTTTAAGCAATGGTCATAGTTAAATGTAATTTGTTCTTATAAGTGGTTTTCTTTTCCgtattcattttcatttgtttcgTGTATgaatagaattattaaaaaaattataaaattgggaagaatgaagaaattttaGTCATAATTCACAAAGATGGAGTTTAATCCACTGTGGCACTCACCAACCATGAAAGAAGTTTGACGTTGAGATTGAAAGGGacacattaaaaataagaattaagaaatgaaattttcatatcttttacatatatatattaaaatgctAAGTGTCAACTTTCTCAGAGAATAGTCATAATGCGAAACCACCAATGTATGCTTCAAATTGTTATCCATTTATTTTAGTCTCTGTCAAAGTAACAATTCACATTTACATTTCTTCAtctaataaatcattttttttttctttataatgaGTATTGTAGTGTACGGGGGTGGTCGGTTGGCTTGTATAGGAAAATGGGGTGGTCGGTTAAGAGAAAGCAAGGTGAGTTGGCAATAGGTATAATGGGAATCGATCGGGAAAGCTTAGGAGTCGATCGGCATGGTTGGTAGGTCGGTCGGGTGATCTAGGAGGAAGTGTGAGTGTAAGGTAAAGGTATGTTTGATTGGTGAGGCGAATTCTGTGGGCACGTCAACAACGGTTACAACTAGGAGGCAAATCTTGTGGGATTGTGGATCAGCGGTTACAAGTAGTTAATGCCCATTACTTGAGCCTGATGCCTATAAATACAGAAATGTTAGCCAGGTATTTGACTTTTGGATCTAATTGCATTTCGCACTGATTCTACGGTGActttgctgacttgagcgttagAGTGCTAATGTACAGGTTGTCACCGATCAGTACAAAAGGCGATAGGATCTTTGGAGAGGAATGGTGAAGACTGTGGCAAAGACAGTTGGGATTGAGTTCGGTTTTGGGCCTTAcatccgaaacattttggcgcccaccgtggggcccgagaTTCTTACTACAACCCAAACACGAACACGATGACAGGAGAGATTCCCTTGCAGCTATTGCAGGAAATGCAAAGGCAGATGCAAGAAATGAGGGCAGAGATGGCGACGATGAGGGCTGAACGGGGCAATGTGGGAGGTGGACCATCTGTTCAATCCGTGAATGTTGAAACTATCAAATCTAATAGTGGAGAGGAGGATAATCCCTTGGCCGATGAAAATGGAGTGAGAGGAGACAACAATGCAGGATTTGGGGTACGTGGAGGAGGGGGAGGTGGACGTGGGAGAGGACGAGGAGGGCAAGGTAAATGTGGACGTGGGTAGGGTGGACCGAGCGGGCGCAATGGAGGCCGGGGTGGACGCAGAGAAAATGAAAACCTTGATGGCGTGAATGGTAATGAAGAGGAGCAACAAGACGAATCTGGAGAGCAAAATCCATCACTTAATGGTCGGACAATAGTTGAACAGCCCGACCAGGCCGAAGGGCTCCATCCTTTCACAGCACGAGTCATGAGAGTTGTTATACCGGAGAACAAAATGTTGCCATCAATATAGAAGTATGGAGGTTCAACCGATCCGGTCAAGCATCTGCGTTCTTTTGTGGATGCCATGGTTGTGTATTCATCGAATGAGTTGGTGTGGTGTAGGGTTTTCTCTCTTTCGTTGAAAGAGGAGGCGTTAGACTGGTTCCATTCGCTCCCACCGGGAACGATAGACAGTTTCGTCACGTTGAGACAACTGTTTATCCAACAGTACGCGTCGAGTAAGGCTCCAGGTTTGACATATACGACGTTAGTAAGGATGAAGCAAGGGAGGGAGGAATCCCTTAAGATGTTTATGGATCGGTTTAATCGAACGGCTCGACAAGTAAGAAATGCAGATCAGAGGCTGATTGTAAGTGTGTTGACAACAACTTTGAGATCGGGTCcatttgttgattatttgtATGCAGAAGAACCTCAAACAATGGATGAGCTGCAAAACAGGTTGGCAAGTTTTATTCGTGTCGAAGAAGGCATAGCTCATCAACGGGGGAGAGAGGAAATGGAGCCGTTAATCCGAAGGGGAAGAGACAGGAATGTTAGACAATCATTCGGGAGAAATGAGAGGAGAAGCAATCATCGAGGTGGAGATCAACCTAGGATTCCAAAATATGTTCATCATACTCCATTGAATGCTCCCCGGGTTAGAGTTGTGGAAGAAGCGTTAAGAGCTAATTTGCTGGTAGCGGTCTAAATACTGACACCTTTAAGCACCGATAAGAGTAAATATTATCGGTACCATCAAAACAGAGGACATACCACCGAGGATTGCACTACTCTGAAGGACAAGCTGGA
Encoded proteins:
- the LOC106754732 gene encoding uncharacterized protein LOC106754732; translation: MVVYSSNELVWCRVFSLSLKEEALDWFHSLPPGTIDSFVTLRQLFIQQYASSKAPGLTYTTLVRMKQGREESLKMFMDRFNRTARQVRNADQRLIVSVLTTTLRSGPFVDYLYAEEPQTMDELQNRLASFIRVEEGIAHQRGREEMEPLIRRGRDRNVRQSFGRNERRSNHRGGDQPRIPKYVHHTPLNAPRVRVVEEALRANLLVAV